The segment atatatatatatatatatatatatatatatacttacgcactggtttgacagtcttgctctaggcggtgggtgccgcagGTTGCTGGttcgaaaattttcagtacctagttagtgctttatatatatatatatatatatatatatatatatatatatatataatgaagaaaTGTCTAGTTTATTTGTATCATATCGACGTATTTAGATTATTTCTGGATTATTGACTATACGGatggtcaaggtaaaaaaaatatcatttagcTCATTTTCTACAAGTATTAACAGAAACAAGTCTAGGATTAACTGTGAATGATTTTCAAAGTTCAAAAGCAATGACTTTTGTGAGAATGAATCGATCGAGATTAGACTCTAAGCTGATCTGCAAGTCATCAATATTTAGAGACACACCAAAAATCAGCTCATGTCTACAAACACAGTCAAAGACGTCCGGAAAACTGAATAATTAGAGAATTTCAAAGTCTACGGGCAATAACTGTCGTAAAAATAGACTGAAACTCGAATTATCAATATAAAGTAACCCACTATAGAATAAGTCATTACCTACAAACACAGCATATAAGTCTGGAAAATTAACTATGACATATTGGCGGACGGAAAGGAGTAGAGAGCGAAAGTCTTGGGAAAGCGAGACTAACCCCAGCCCATCTTCGCTAGTCAAGGGGTTTTcagtccactccgctccccatggaccgaaaacccttggctagcgagaCTAGCTCAagccatgaaaataaataccaGTATCTATACGTGCATTTCCAGTTCTTTGTTTTATAGACTATCATTATGTAGTTGCCCAGCTGTACTATTTATAGACTATCATTATGTAGCTGCCCAGCTGTACTATTTATAGACTATCACTATGTAGCTGCACAGCTGTACTATTTATAGACTATCATTATGTAGCTACACAGCTGTACTATTTATAGACTATCATTGTGTAGCTGCACAGTTGTACTATTTATAGAATATCATTGTGTAGCTGCACAGCTGTACTATTTATAGACTATCATTATGTAGCTACACAGCTGTGCTATTTATAGACTATATTTATGTAGCTACACAGCTGTACTATTTATAGACTATCATTATGTAGCTACACAGCTGTACTATTTACAGACTATCTTTATAGACTATCATTATGTAGCTGCACAGCTGTACTATTTATAGACTATCATTATGTAGCTGCACAGCTGTACTATTTATAGACTATCATTATGTAGCTGCACAGCTGTACTATTTATAGACTATCATTGTGTAGCTGCACAGCTGTACTATTTATAGACTATCACTATGTAGCTGCACAGCTGTACTATTTATAGACTATCATTATGTAGCTACACAGTTGTACTATTTATAGACTATCATTGTGTAGCTGCACAGCTGTACTATTTATAGACTATCATTATGTAGCTGCACAGCTGTACTATTTATAGACTATCTTAATAGATTATCATTATGTAGCTGCAGAGCTGTACTATTTATAGACTATCATTATGTAGCTGCACAGCTGTACTATTTATAGACTATCTTTATAGACTATCATTATGTAGCTGCACAGCTGTACTATTTATAGACTATCATTATGTAGCTGCACTATTTATAGACTATCATTATGTAGCTGCACAACTGTACTATCTATAGACTATCATTATGTAGCTACACAGCTGTACTATTTATAGACTATATTTATAGACTATCATTATGTAGCTGCACAGCTGTACTATTTATAGATTATCATTATGTAGCTACACAGCTGTACCATTTATAGAGTATCATTATGTAGCTGCGCAGCTGTACTATTTATAGACTATCTTTATAGACTATCATTATGTAGCTACACAGCTGTACTATTTATAGACTATCATTATGTAGCTACACAGCTGTACTATTTATAGACTATCATTATGTAGCTACACAGCTGTACTATTTACAGACTATCTTTATAGACTATCATTATGTAGCTGCACAGCTGTACAATTTATAGAGTATCATTATGTAGCTGCGCAGCTGTACTATTTATAGACTATCTTTATAGACTATCATTATGTAGCTACACATCTATACCATTTATAGAGTATCATTATGTAGCTGCGCAGCTGTACTATTTATAGACTATCTTTATAGACTATCATTATGTAGCTACACAGCTGTACTATTTATAGATTATTATTATGTAGCTACACAGCTGTACTATTTATAGACTATTATTATGTAGCTATACAGCTGTATTATTTGAGGAATATTTGGGAAAGACCACTCCACCGACTCTCAAATTGCAGATTGCCATTACGTATCACGAAATATTATTGCAAACAAAAATCGAAAAAGCAAATAAATTCAATCTGATTTTCTGAAAAGGATATGGAATATGGACTGTATCGATCACAAAGAATAAGTGATTTAGCACTGAAAATAAATTCTTCTCTTTCCAAAACAAGCATTACTGAGAGTGCTGCCATTATATTAATTCATAGTTTATTTGTGTTGTGTAAGGGACATTTTAACGATAAATGAAATCTATCTGTTCAATTGCGCATGGCATGTCAAACATGCAATGTCCGATCTTTTCAATTTagaaattgtataattttccatttgtaagCTTTATTTTTGGGGTATCTTTTTATACTGTATAATACAGTATTGGATTTGAATTATCAATTTCTCCATTTGTCTGATTTGACAGTTTCAGTGCATGTTTTCCTATGACAGGTACAAACTCGATCACGGAGTTATTCTACTGGGTACAAGGCGCCTACACCAACGGACAATGGCGATACAACGACGGCACCCCAATGTCGTACTTCCGCTGGGCCCCAGAGCATCCTCGGGTGAACCAAATCCTGGCTTTCAACCGCGATAACGGATTTCACGGGGCCACGGATGCGTATGATGACGTGTATTTCTGTGAAATCAGATTGTAAGCCCAGAATTACACAGGCACCGGAAGTGTGGGATAGCGTGTACGGAGACCTTATGTACATATTGTGTAACACCCAACAACACCCTCCCTTCTActcaatgaaaaaataaatatcgtATCCAAAATGCGTGAATTCCCTGTCGATCACCTTCAAAATCCAGtttctactttctgtaagttTCCGAGATGATCACCTGACTATGCAGAACGACTTTTGAAGATGATTGGCGGGGAAATCACATACTTttgataaattattggttctatattttacgcccgtctttagacggacGTATCATGGTACAGTGatatccgtccgtctgtctgttcggggttttgtttctaatttcattttcttgtcACAAATTTGTGGATCattctagatcatgttgcaattttgatccatttcgacctctcttgcaggagttttgcccctttatttgaaaattattgttatatggaggtTATATACTTTTTCCGGTTAattcctcccacaattttcaattGAGGATCATCTTGTTTAACAGAGTGtatgtatggatattgaagatgtgcatgtggcaaggctTTTGATTTtctgtattattattttttttaatttataaaattacaggttgttgaacttagtctgttttgaggaaatattctATTAAGTAAAGGGCATGGTTTGTtcttttaactcctctcacagtttagaaGCTAGGGTCTTTGTAAATAGCTTGAAGATATGCATAATGCAAGGATTTTAATTCTCAAtaaattctaattttttttgatgttttaaatatttacaggttgttgaacttggtcgaATTTGGGgatatattttacacacagaactccttgtttgtatatCTACCTCTtgtcacagttttaagctaagaccctttattcaaacaatgcaaagaaagtatgttaCAGTCTGATGATGGCCggtactacctgaagcaaagttctacaaattgtGGCTAAAGAAAAACACCATACGTACATATAAGCATTTTCACGAGTGTATTATgaaccgtttgcggtactcttgtttcaTTGGGTAGAGGGGGGTATGTATATCAGATCTATAcacgctatccacacttcagaaACCTGTGATTAATTAGGCACCCGACATATAAAACAAGAAACTGTTTCAGCTAATGCATCACCTACactgtgtggttttttttattgtaagaACATTTCTGCAAATTGACAAGCAGACGTTAACTGGTGATTATTTTGAACTGGAGTTTGAGTGAATGTAATAACTTgtgataattataataataattacattttgaaatatagattgtgtgggtttttgttgtttttttttttttttttttttttttacctcattgtgataattaaaacattttgtgtTGATCAGAAAATGTTACCAGTGAACATAACGATAAATAATAGAAACAAATTCCATTAGCTGATTATCTGACGTAAACTATAACACTTGAAGTAATGTAGCACATGCATTGTTAAAGGTTTTAGTGTAATTCACATCAAGTATCACCACTTTATACAAGAGGCCTACGGACCACATTGCTTATCCAAGCGGTTGTATTTCACCATGTGCCAACCCATCAAATCCCAGTGACGGCTTCAGCCTTGCCCCGACGAGAACAGACTTAAATTTAATCTATCTGATGACACCTTTCATGAAGCTCTACAATTTGCACTACTGTGGTTcgttaagaagatttttaaaaaatttcctatATACACCTTAAAAGATTTCAGATTTTCTTGTGGTTCCTTGGTCCtggttttaaaaattcaatcttAGTTGTATTTTTAAGGCAAAActtttcatttatacaaaatggaatcccctttacccaatgaCGCTTTGTGGCAAGTTAAAATTGGTCCAGTGATTCCTGAAAAGTCTATACCAGACAAATGCCGGTTAAGACTTGGTCAGGAAAGCTCACTtcggctcaagtgagctaaaaaccgAACCACAGCCGAAGGGTTCCGATTCATTATAGACACCTAGCGCTACACCCCTGCCATGCGATAAAACAGAGCACCAACCAAGGGATTGTGATTCACGCAAGGTACTTGATAACGTTGACCTTGCTCTTTGATTGCGTGATCCAAAGTTTGCCATCACGACCTATCCCGACACCCATTGGTTGTTGTATCATATTTGACGTAAGAACACGCAAAAATTTTCCCTCCTTGTCGATGATATGTAAGCAGTCGCCTCGAAAATCCGAGACCACGAAATTGTTTTGCTTATCACATTCTACGCAGCGTGGACTGAAATTACTTCGCTTGAATCCTGACTTCCCATCATAGCGAAACCGGACAGTTCCGACTCGACCCAAAACAACAAGTTCTTGGAGACCAGTATCCACCACCGCAATATCGGTATTACCGTTTTCCGCGATTCTCAGTGGCTGCTTGAATATCAGATTGCCATCTTTGCTCCATCTCATCCTCTGGATAATGCGCCCGGCGATGGAAATTCGAACTATGTGACTATCTCCCTTTTTCTGCAAACATACCAGAAGATCATTGTCTCTGGTACAACACACACCGTAAGGTTCATATGGATACAGATTCGAAAATTCTAGTGGTCGAccattttgtgatattttgatcACCTGATGAAATTTTCCAGTTGTTAGGGAAGTGACGTAGAGATCACCTGACTGAGACACAGTTGCATCCTCAATGCTAAAGTCAATTCTGAAATGCTTCACCTCAGAACCTCCGATACGTACCAGAGTAAGGCTTGATGCCGCGCTTTTCGTCCACGCATCATTGGCATTGATAGGTTGCACAAATGTCAAATCACTTCTACTATGCGTCTGAAATGACGACAAAACCGATTCGTCTATGATAGAATGACAGGAATCAACTTTACGGCGGTGAGTATTGAGATTCACTTTTGGAACAGTACCAGGCCCCTTAATCTCATCTACCTTGCCGAAGAGGTCACCAACGCCTCTTCGTGATATGTATCCTTGTGAGAACTTGTACCTCGTTAGCTGAGGGACAGTGTGTTCTTTATACATATCGACTACCTTGAATTGAGTATCTTTAATGTAGCTAAAGAGTTCAGTTATAGTCTTTGAACTGGAATTAAGTTCCTCCTCACAGTTTTGTGTCAGTTCCTGAATATCGGCGATGTGTTCCTCAACTTCCTTTCGTTTGTGACCAAGGTTTTCTATATCGGgctttcttcttttttccacAATTTTCAAGAGTTCATCTCGAATGTCACTTATTTCCGCCACCATTCGATCCACCTGTGCATTTATATCTTTCGTTAGGCGCTCGCCGATTTGGTCAGCCTCTTCCTGCTTATTTGTGATGGCTGTTAACGTCCTCGTAAGCTCTGGAAGTAGAATTTGCTTCAAATCCCTGGTTTCTTGAAGAAGTTCGTTTTTGCGAAGATTAATGACGTCGTGAATTGGGATGAATTCGTGGTGTTTGTGTTGTTGCGTGAAAACACACTGATGGCAGACTAAAATATCACACTCCCGACAAATAGCCTGATATGAATTTGTAGGATGAAAATAACACGTGTTTCCCGTCTCCAGGGATACTGCTTTGATGTTTctgttttcaaataaatatacaacgTCATGAGAACGATGGTCGGACACGTGACTTACTTTGCAGGCGGGACAAAAAACTTGACTACAATCCTTACACAAAAACACAACCCTGTTCTCCGTGCCACAGGTATCGCAGGTTCGCCCCCCTGGGTTTATGATTTTGGGTTCTGTGGGGCTAGAACCCGCGGGACTAGAGCCCGCAATCTGGTTACCCATCTTGATTGGCACTACATAAGACAAAACACTAGCAACAACACGGTGTATAGAAAGACGTAATGgatctattcatttaaaatcatTCACGGCCTGTTGTTGAAAGTTGAAAACAAAGAACATAAAAGTCAcgttcattaattttcaaacaaatgtaCAAATTTAAATCCCCATTAATTGACGTGATATGCCAAACACATTAAAGAAATTtcgctacatacatgtaccaacgaAGTTTTTAATCATTGCTTATTCATATCAACAAAAGGCTTGCTAGTTCATGCGGCAGAGTAATGTGtttatgataaaatatgtacgtaacccccccccccctccccgccCTTTACAAGTAGACTCGAGCAACTCCactatgaaataaatgttaatgtagaagaaaaaaatgaaagcccGCTGTTCCATATTAATCAATTGATGCCGATCATATCTTAAATTCCTCATATCAAAAATTCCTTCAAAGGGGGAACAGAGTGAAAAATGATGAACGCATGCATTTTTATGCAGAGACAAGGCTGTTTATACTAGACTCCAATGGGACCCTAGGGCATCAATGCCACCTTCAATCGATGTGTACCCAAAAGTTACCTTGATGAACAATAAATTCTGGCAATTTTTCACACTGCAGGAAACCATTAATAATAAATGTGATCGTCTTTAATGCATTTTCCTGTACAGTATGTCACCTTTTATCAGTACATATATTGCTAATTTGCTATCGTGTTAT is part of the Ostrea edulis chromosome 2, xbOstEdul1.1, whole genome shotgun sequence genome and harbors:
- the LOC125680132 gene encoding uncharacterized protein LOC125680132, which translates into the protein MGNQIAGSSPAGSSPTEPKIINPGGRTCDTCGTENRVVFLCKDCSQVFCPACKVSHVSDHRSHDVVYLFENRNIKAVSLETGNTCYFHPTNSYQAICRECDILVCHQCVFTQQHKHHEFIPIHDVINLRKNELLQETRDLKQILLPELTRTLTAITNKQEEADQIGERLTKDINAQVDRMVAEISDIRDELLKIVEKRRKPDIENLGHKRKEVEEHIADIQELTQNCEEELNSSSKTITELFSYIKDTQFKVVDMYKEHTVPQLTRYKFSQGYISRRGVGDLFGKVDEIKGPGTVPKVNLNTHRRKVDSCHSIIDESVLSSFQTHSRSDLTFVQPINANDAWTKSAASSLTLVRIGGSEVKHFRIDFSIEDATVSQSGDLYVTSLTTGKFHQVIKISQNGRPLEFSNLYPYEPYGVCCTRDNDLLVCLQKKGDSHIVRISIAGRIIQRMRWSKDGNLIFKQPLRIAENGNTDIAVVDTGLQELVVLGRVGTVRFRYDGKSGFKRSNFSPRCVECDKQNNFVVSDFRGDCLHIIDKEGKFLRVLTSNMIQQPMGVGIGRDGKLWITQSKSKVNVIKYLA